In Lagenorhynchus albirostris chromosome 1, mLagAlb1.1, whole genome shotgun sequence, the sequence GGACCCTGATGCATGAACTGTCACAGGCCACACCCCCGCTGTCACAGGTCGCAGAAACCACCACACTAATGAGCACGGGGGACACAGAGTGAACGGCTCGGCCCGGACGCGTGTGGAGTGGGGAGCCGGCCTGGCCTTCCCGGGAGGGCGGCTCTAAGAGCACGGAGCTGCCCCATCAACCAGAGCCTCGCACCCGACACACTGGAGCCTCCCGGTCGGCACTTTGCTGAATCGCGTTCACTACTCAAACCAGTATAAATTATCAGTATCTCTATATTTAATTACAAAGGCGTgcacaacagaaaaacaaacctaAGTGACGGAAGTGAGCTAACAAATGAGATCATTATCATCTTGACACGAAACATATGGGTCAAAGAGCTCTCTCATCCACTGTGAAAACTAGAATTTGAAAAGCGACTCGTCTGACAGCTGATAAGGATCTGAAGGAATTAGAGTCGCAGCTGTCGGGGCTGAGGGagagccagccctgcccccagcagcCACAGGCCCCCAGGGGCAGGCCCTGGGGTAGGGGATGGCGTCCCTGAGACAGAGGCCGAGGGCATCCCGAGAATGATCCGGAAGATCCGGGACCACGACTGCCCTCCAAGGAGAAGGAGCAACCTGCACCTGCCCTTCCCCTCTGGTGGGAACACAAAACCCAAACGCGGGAAAAATTTCAAGTTCTCTGAACCTTGGGGGCCTATCAGTCTTCACAAACAAGGCTGAGGAGTCTGCCTAGGGCCTACGGTCATGTGCCTTtttgaccaaaaaacaaaaacccacaccaaaaaataaaaaaaaggaaaagaaaagaaaagctcctTCCCCTTGTTGGAAAAAGCGTAAGCAAATCACATCCACCATAAAAGATCTTGGCTTGTGTGGCAAGAGGCACTTCTGACAACACTGCTGGCGCCCTCAGCCCGCAGCTCGCGGTAACTGTCCAGGCTCTGAGAAACATGGGTATTTTATTTAGTGCACAGAGTCTCAATCAAAGTGCTACAAACTGCTTCTTTGAAAAAAGATGtttattaaacaattttaattgtcataaaatgactaaaatgggttttaaaaattaaggctcTTCTCTTTCTGTGGATTGCCAGAACGATGTAAAAATAATATCAATCAACCCTGCTGAACACTTTGTTCCTAAAGTTAAATTTCATAGATTCCTAAACATTTGATGATTAAGATAAAAAGTTGGACTATAAATGACAATTAATGGCCGTTCGTATTGAATACACACTCTGATCAGGTGTACAATATTCTAATTGAGTAGTTAAGCAAAAATATTCCAGTTAaagcagaaattttaattttagcattttaaagtCATTGTTTCCCCACACTGTCATGATTTTCCTAAAATCGAAATAGTCTAATACAGGAGCGCTAACCTTGGGACTCTATATACCCCCAGGAGGGTGACTGACTTGGCTGGCCATTAGTTTGATTATAGTTTTTAAACGTTCTAAGGTGAATTATCAAATGATTCAGAATTACATGGCATGCAGTATCCAAAATTATGGCTCTGATGCATTTAGATTTACATTAAGAATAAGAAGTGTCATTCACATTCATTGTACACCCCGCCCCTCCcgcaagaaaaaaatcactacctATTCAAGTTCTAGATCTGGTGCAGCATTAAGGATTAAAACTTACCACTTTACCAGGCCTTCCCCATGTGCAAATAAATCCCTCCTGACAAGCAGTGACTATACAGTcttcaagaaaaattaatacaGTCAGTCTTTCATGTGCtatctttttacagatgagcgGCTCTAACAAGGGAACGTCTTCCATCCGAGGACACAGGGGCGTCCCCAAAGTTTTAGCTGGGTCCGTTTTGGTTTTAGTAACTAGGTTCAGTTTGTCGCTGCTCTTGCTAGAGATGTGTCCCATGCTATGGTTTCGTTTGTGATCTTTCTCATGGTGCCTGTCCTTCCGGTCGTGTAGTGAGAGCGTCGCGAATTTGCTGACCCCGGAAGCGATGGCCCCGTCCGCGATGCTGCCCTTGCTGCCGGTGCTGGAGACGGCGGAATGCGGGAGGCTGTTGGACCGCGGCAGGGGAGGGGGCGCCGAGTTGCCGGGGGTCGTGACGCTGTTGCCAGTGCTTCCGGCAGGAGGACTCGTGGCGTTCATGACGTTCGTGTGCGTCCTTGCTCTGGAGAGGGGCTGGTGGGGGAAAAGGATGTCTTCCGTGAGGTCCCATAAGCAGAGCTGCGTGTCCTGGCCCACGGAGCCGAACCGATACGTGACACTGACGGGGCGGCTCTCGGTCGAGTTCCGCTTGGACAGCCGCGACTGGGTACTGTTTGCTCGGTCTCTCCCAAAGTGAAGAAGGTCCTGGAAGTCCTCGTCGCTGCCACTTAACTCCATAGGGTCGCTCTCTTCCACGCTAGTGGTGTAGGGGTCAAACGCCACCACGCTGACCCAGGATTTGTGCCCGTGGCCCCGCGCGATCACGCGGCAGTCTCCAAAGGACCAGACGGTCACAAGGTCGTCCTCTCCGCCCGTCACGACGTACTTGCCGTCCGGGCTCCAGCACACGCACAGCAAGCCTCCAAAGTAGCTTTTCATGGTGCCGTGCAGCTCCACTGAGTCAAAGTTGAACACCCGCAGGAAGCCGTCCTGGCTCACGCACGCCAAGAACTTGCCATCTGGGGAGAAAGCAAACTCGTTGAGGGCCCCCTCGCCCACCGTCCACTTGAGGAGAGGGTTCCTCGTGGATTTGCTCTTGCAAGTGTGCACGGCAAAGCTCTCTCCCTGCTTCAGAAGCTGGTAGTGGGGGGCTGTGGTGCCACAAGCGTGCTCCACATTATACAAGTACATGTTCCCACTTGAATGGGCTACTAGGAAAAGGCTTTCCGAACCAGGAACCCATTTGACACAGGTTACTCGTGACTTGTCTATTAGTCTCTGTGAAGACAAAGGAGAACAAGTTATCACAATGGAGAAGTTTTAAAGGTCTACTTTTCCAGCAAGAAAACTTGTCTGCTTCTCGGTGAGAAGGGACGCGTCCATCCAGGCACTCCATGTCCTATCCCGCGGTCAGGCCAGCGAAGGCATTTTGGCCCCTTGTGGAATTACCGTCTAGAACTGCACCTGGGTGTCAGGCCACTGGGTTTCACCGAGtcagtcattcagcaaacactgttGAGAGCCTAGTATGTGCCCGACAGATACTATACCAGGCGCCGGGACACACTGGGGAGAGGGACAGCCCCGGGCACTTCGCACGTCTCACGccaggagcggctgggcctgtgactcCTGCACCTGCACAGGGTCCTCACTACCATGTCCCCGGGAAAGTCTCGCAGTCCCCACGGCCGGGAGCCCTGGGCCCCCAGGGGCGCTCTGCACTGCATCAGCCCCGCGTGCCCCGTGCTGACTACCCCTGCCTCTTCCGGCtgctgggcgggggtgggggtggttagTCCACGTGCAGCCAGCAGCACCCAGGACAGCAACGCACCcctccctgggctctgcctcGGCCCTGATGCACCGCAGCTTCCTCCCTCACAGTCGCTGTCACGTGTGTATCTTTAGGAGCCATTCCTCCATCTTCTTTGAACAAGGCGGTGTTTAGATAAACACTCAGGAGGATGTGCCTACTCACTGCCACTCTACTCCACGTTTATTTTTGATCCACTGACCAACTGTTTAACAGGCACAGGTCGGGAGTCTTGcctttaaaagaacaaaaggcaAAAGGAGAAACCCCCCAAAAGGGACGACCACCCCCCGAGTCGCTTCCCTGCTTGCAGACCTTCCGTGGGGCTCACTGGCACAGCGGCTTCCACGAGGCTGCCTGGTCCCCAAATCACAGCACCAGAAACATCTGGGAGTTCCCAAGACCCCTGAGTTCTCAGCAAGTCCTGCTGCCAGACGCTCTCCACTGCCAGCCTGGCAACCGGGTGCCTCGGGAGCCCGGCGGGCTTCGGTGAGCTACACGCTCCCACTTCCCTCACGTGCTTGGGGTTCCCCGACTCGAGCCTCAGAGGGCCGCGGGCCACAGGGACGGGAAGCCCACCGGGACACAGGGCCTCCTGCCTTGTCGGCCTTGCACTGTGTGTCTGCTGTGTGTGCTGCATCTTTACAGAAagtcacagaaaatgaaaacacttggTTTCTTCAAAAAGACTAATGAACCATGCAAACTGCTGCAGAAAATTAGGCCCTGGAAGGGAGGGGGCCAACAATGGTCCCAGCCAGGGAAGAGTGGAGAGGCCTGACCCTGCCTGGCATGAGGGCCCGGGGCTAGCAGGCCCGGCAAGGGTTACTGAGCAGCAGGGGTCACTGCTGTCGCTCTGCAGTGTCACAGCCGCACTGTCAccccctgcctctttcctctcctgCCCGGTGACCTTCCTGTATACGACCGCTGACCTATGCTAACGCCAACAACCTGGAAGCCCAGTGCTGCCCTGTCAGGGTTTCCACGAGACCGTCACCATTTCTTCCACAGAGGTCAGAGGCACCTTACGAGGCCAGGTCAGGGCTTTGGTCTTGGGGGAGCCTACCCCCACCCAGCAGACCTTGCTGTACCCACCGGGCTCAGGCTGCCCCAGCACTCCTGATCCCTTAACCAGGACTGGTCTGCTGGCCTAGTGTCCAAGGGTGGTGCCGGTTCACCCCCATTGGTGGCCTCACTGGGCAGCTACAGAAGCGACCTCCGGCTGAGAAGCCAGGCTGCTGGCTGTGCCCTGGCACGGTGTGTGGCTCTCAACCCCTGCACCTCACATTTCACCACAACCAAATCTAATCTCAATTTTCCCAACAGCTCTCCACCATTACTCTATCATGTGTGGAAAATTTTAAGGATGGACATAAAAACTTCTAGCACTATGGTtaggagaaaaattttatttttggcttaaaaaggcaaaacaaaaataattccatTAGAACTCAAAACTGGAATACTGTCAAGTAAAAACGGTATTTCCCTGCAACTGTGAGGAATGGAGATAAATAATCATAGCACCATTATTAAAATACATGTTACTGGGGTGACGAGACACATTTAAAGACTTTACTCCACGTTAAAAAGGTGCATTGAGCCTGCTGTAAGTAGACACGTGGATGTAACTTACGGACAAACACCTGAGCCCACCTTCTGTGCCCCTGCTGGGGCACCCACGCAGACACGCCACACCTCAGCACGTGGGAAGCAGGCACAGCGGCTTAAGCaactgcaaaccaaaaccatTAACGGACCACATACCAACTCTAACGTGGGAAGGCTTTCTCAGTTGTTCTACACCATCAGTTTTCCCTACCAGATTGTGTGCTCAAGTGCAGGGAAAACGTCTGCTTCATCGTGGGGTGCGTGGCAGGCATATCAGGACAGCCGTGCTAGCTTCCAACCTGAGGATCTACTCTGGGGCCAAGCACTGAGCAGTGGCTCTGCACACATGCTGTTTCATCCTCAAAATAACCCCGCAAcgtaagcttttatttttttaataggtaATACAGTcataattcatatatattaataaaagtatCCAGTAGAAAGCCTCACTCACATCCCTCTCCTCCATCCCAGATCCCTTGCCCCCAGAATTACTGTCATTAGCTTCTTGTTTATCTCTGCAAGTGTCTTCCTGTGTGGACAAGACAAACACAGATACAAGTTTATCCACACTCCTTTTTTTCCACTGTCTGCgcctctgttttctcatgcaGTCACACACGTGCGTCTCTCTGTACTGGTACGAAGAcagcttcctcattcttttctaCAGCTGCAGAGTACTCAATTACATGGATATACTGTGGTTTATTTGAGAAGTCccccactgaaggacatttgtATAGCAAAGAATAACCTGCACATATGGCAATTTtcacatgtataaatatatacttgcAGGATAAATTCCCACTGGAATAGCTGGTTCAGGAGGtacatacatttataattttttacagATATCGCCAAATTACCTCCCATACAGGATGtaacaatttatattcccaccagcagtgtaagtaTGAGTGCTCATTTCCCCATAGGAAGGTAGGTGCTATTGCTGTGTTACCCACCGAGAAACAGGATCAGAGAGGTCCGCAAACTCGCCTGTGGTCCCTCCCGCTCACCACTCACTCATGTTTCGTTCATTCCTCCTTCCATCCTTTACTGAATGTACACTACACGCCAGGCACTGACAGCACCAACAGACAGACATCCCTTCCTGAGTGGAACTGATGTTCAAGTGGGATGAAAAGGTAGTGAAATTGACAGGATCTGACGGTAAGGAGTGCTGTACTGTGAGCAAAACCCAACCAGGGAAAGAAGACAAAGGGCAGGAGGATTAGAGTGATTCCAGTCTCAAGGAGGAAGGCCTAGAAAGGCCTCTATCTCTGGGATGAGGGCGCGCTGAGCAAAGAGGTAAAGGGGCAGCAGAAGAAGCGGGCTGGGAGGAAGCAGGTCAGAGCATCCTCACAGAGGGGACAATGGTGGGGGCGCTGATGGGGGAGCAAACCAAGCACTCTTCATCCTAGAGACACGGAAGGCGCTGGTGCAAGGGGGATGGAGCGGGTAAGATGACACCCGGCACAGGCCCGTCAGCCCCAAAGTGGGGCTGGCGCCTTCTGTGCCACTGACAAACGTCAATAAACCAGGGCGCCCCCCCCTGCAGACCCCGGGCAGTGGGAGGCACAACTTCAGGGCTAGCTCGGAGTCACTGAAGTAAACTGCCCTGGGCTATCACTTGGTTTGGGTTTAGCAAAAAAGTTAgagaacagaaattaaaaaacaaatacctagaacatcttattcaataaatataaagaatGCAACCCACTTTCTGCACCATAAGGGTATATTTTTGTTCCAGAAAATGTCTAATAAAAAAAGTAAGGCATCTTGGTCAGTTCTCAGAGCTAACTAACAGGATTTCCCCGCCGGGCTTGACTTCTCCAGTGTCAGCGGGGCCGTGATCTGGATGATGCGTTTGAGTATGTTGAAAAAACACCCTTGGCAAAAGCCCAGGTCCCCTGAGGAGCTCCCGAGTACAGGTGGGGCCGGGCCTGTGCTTGGGGCGGGCGGCCAGATCAAGGCTCAGCACAGTGCAGCTGGGTCTGCGGATGTGCACGGTAACCGTTTTGGCTGGAGCACCTGAGCAGGGGCAGGAAATTAGGTCTGGAATCGCGAGCTGGGACTCAAGGACATGCAGTACCAGGCTAAGGGGTCTGGGCTGTGACCTTGAATCCCTGTGCTGACCAATCCCACAGCCCCAAGCACTTGAAAGTGACTGGTCCAAAGTGAGACATGCTGTGAGTGTAAATTACACACTAGATCCTGAAGACTTGAAAAATTATGGAAAGTATCtcattcataattttatattgattatatgttgaaataatgTTTGGATGTATTAGAtaaagtaatacattttttttttggctgcgttgggtcctcgttgctgcgcgtgggctctgtctagatgcggcgagcgggggctactctttgttgcggtgcgcgggcttctcattgtggtggcttctcttgctgcggagcatcggctctaggcacgcgggcttcagcagttacagcgcataggctcagtagttgcggcgcatgggcttcaggagttgtggcacgagggctcagtagttgtggcgctcgggcttagttactctgcggcatgtgggatcttcctggacgagggattgaacccgtgtcccctgcactggcaggcggattcttaaccactgcgccaccagggaagtcccaagataaaGTATCTTAACttcacctatttttaaattgatgtaatGTGGCTATTAgacattttaaattgaatttgtgGCTCACAATATATTTCTGCTGGCTGTACTGCTGCAGACAGTAGGGGCACTGAAGATTTCTGAAAAGGGAAGCAACAGAATGAAGTGAAGTCTCCCGTCAGCAGGTACAGAATGGTGCGGGTGAAGACAGACCGGTTAGGAAGCTATGACAATTGTCCGTGGACAAAAAGGTCTTAAACTTGACCAGCGGTGGTGTGGCAGGATGGACTGTTTAACAGTGGGCTAGGCTGGATGGagtaggaggtggggtgggggtgaaggaGGCGTGTGAACAGACTACTAGGTTTTGAGCCTGAGTGACTGGGAAGGGGGGTGACCATGCTGGGGAGAAGTTCAAGTGTCCTCATCGAGCAGGCAGCTGATGAGAATGACTGTGGAAGATGAGGAAATGGGCTGTGAACAGTAAGAGCCAGATCTGTGACATCCTGAGCTCTCCAAGGCAGAAGGTGtacaaggaagaggaggagagtgtGCAACTTTGGGAAAAGACTACTTATAGGGGAGCAGGACAAAAGTCAGGAAAGCAGAAGGAAAGCCGAGAAAACCAGCCAGAAGTCCCATGAGGAGAGGAAGGAACTGACACTGAGTGAATGTCTGACAGGCCAGGGGCTCTGCTCCCTGCATCACGATTCCCTCCATCCCGTCACAGGGTCTCTGGGGGCGGCTCTGTGCTACAGGCCAGGAGGGGAGGCAGTGAGGGAGCTGGGCGGGGGTCCAGGAGAAGAAAGCCCCTTGCTCCGAGGCTGAGGTGAGGCCGCCCTGGCAGGAAGGGCAAGGAGAGGAGAGCGGGGCAGGTCTCAGGGAAAGACAGGCGCTCAGGTCATCTGGCAGGACCACTGAGCTTTCCATTAAGGAGGGAAATTCCACAACGCTCAAAGGCCTACTTTTAAAATCACTTccataaaaaccaaaaccaaaatctgGGTATTACTATGCCAGGTCTGTACGTCAAGCCACCTACCCAGGAAGCGGGCTCCCACACCCACTTCTCTCCCTGGTAATCACCCACGGCTCCCACATTCCCCCTTCTGAATGCAGAAGACACTGCCTCATTTCTAACATCAATCCAGTCAAAGTCCAACAAACACCAAAACTACCGTCCTTAATGGCATTCACAAACAAGACTTTCTAACTATACTAAACTAGTTTAGAGGAagcaagaataaaaacaaatccgTAACCACATTAAAGCACCACTGCTAAAATGAAGCTTTCCAAAGcacatactttttaattttctttttttcactgctATCAACATGATAAGCAGGAAAAAATTCTTGGGGGGTTGCTGGGTATGCATTTTACAATGCAGATATTAATTTATAACAGAAgtactaaaaacaaacaattccAAAACCACAGCAGCTGCTGGAAAAGCCGTAATGTAGCCACAAAGTAATGTAGCCACAAGCAAAAACGGTGACTAAGGGCTTTGATTCTGTAAAGGCATTTAAAGACAGCTGCTTCTTCCCTCAGGAAGTATTAGGAAAAGGTATTTCAAAGCCCTGTGAAAGAGGATCAGATGTCATTTTTATCAATGTCAAAACTTTAAGGAGTAGATCATTAAGtgctcatttccttcctttgattaaaaaaagcaacaacaaaaacaaaactaacaagaTGCCCAGAGCCACTCTCTCGTTAGAGGACTAGACAGAATATTGCGAAGCTgggcctcctctcctccccactcctgggGGCGCTGTGTGCAGAGGGAGCCTGCAGCCTGGGATGAAAGAGCAGACACAGCCTCAGGCAGCAGCAGGGACAGGCGTCCACAAGGAGCCTACAGCCTACCCAGTGCGCTGCCCTGGCCTCACAACCTGCGAGAGAGGAGAAAGTCAAGAACAGGGGGGCTCATTACACGCCAGGGATGAAGAAGCCGAAATGATAAGTTCTTCTTAGATTTTACATCCACCCAATAACCAAACAtacttaaaaatcatttgaagTTACTGTTCTCTGGATACAACCCAGATATAATCAGAATTTTTACAAAGGCAAACAAGGCTGAGTTCATTCCCACACAGAAACTGCCCCTTTATGACTACGGTACATCGTAACCGTTAGTGATGAAAAGTGGACCCCTCACCCCTTCCGGGCGCTGACCAGGGTACCTCTCCCTCCCTGGTGACCCTTACCATGAAGGTAGGCTCCACGGTCTGGGAGCTCATCAGATGTGCCGTTAGATACCATCAAGGGCATAAAACATACAGAACACTACACACAGAGACCTCAAGTCTACTCTAAGGCTTGAGAGAAAGCAGTGTCTCAGGGGATCTAGGCTATCATTCCCCAAGGGACGCCAGCAAGGACCAGCCTTCCTCCGGGGCTGAACTGGTGCAGCGGCCAGGGTCTCGGTATGACTGGGACGGCCTGGGGAGCAGGGCTTGCCTCTGCTATCTGACATGAACTGGATGGACTGAGGGCCAGACCAGGAGGTGAAGGTTGCCAGCAGCTCTAATGGAAGGTGTGAATCTGACAGTTCTGcctcattaaaaacataaaaaattacaaagacaaTAAAGTTAACAGTGAGCAATGGGATTTCTAGGTGATGTTTTCCCATCTTCTTTGTACTTCTCTATGTCCCAATTTTTTCTATAAACaagtattttaagttttttaatcaATGGGGGGAAAAATCACCTTTTAAGATACACTCTATTCCCAGATAGAAATTTTCACCTATCTTTGGTCTAGTGTGGATTTCTGGAACTTataatttcttttccattcacctacccacctatccatccatccatttactaTACTTTCATGCACCAGACACCTCCAGAAAGGAGCAAAAGTCAGAGTAATCAATAGTGgagtgtgtgcacgcacacgtgCATTGTGTAATGGGAGGCTGAGGAGCTCTCTGGTGAGTAAGACAGACAGACGCCAAACAGTCATGATAAACAGTCCCCATCGTCTGCCTTACTCATGTTGCTTCTCTGTCTGGGTTGCCCTGCTCTTACCTTCTTGTCCTGGAAAATCATTTGTGCCTCTCCTTCAAAACTGCTGGTATCTCACCTCCCAAGAAGCCTTTCCTCCAACCTCTAGTGAAAGAAACCCTCTGAGTTTCCCCTCCACCTGGAACTTTTCTCCCCAGGGCTTGCTCTCCAGGCCCTCTGCTAACATCTCATCCTCAGCACGCCTCCAGGCAGGGACCGCTCTTATCCACCTTCTGGCTGAGGAGAAGAGATGAAGTAAAGACCCACATCCTGCAGGCAGTAAGTGGCAGAAGGGTGTCTGAGCTCTAGGCATTCGGGTTCAAGGGTCTATGTTCTTAGCCACTGGGCTGTGAGTCTGTAAATTTCATGGTAATACACTGACGGTTGTAAGTGCTCCTCTGCGGGCCATGAGCAGATGACCAGAATCTTGGAGTATAAACAGGGCTCAGCCCCAGACATGTCTAGGACTTAGCAAAGACTCATCTTTGCTCTACTGTGCCTTCTCCACAGACCTGCCATCTAATCTCAGGGACATGATTACTATTTATATGCTGACAGCCCCCAACATTCACCTCCAGTTTTGTGCTCCTATCCAGGTATGCAACCACCTACTGGCCTCTCGAGCTTAACAAGTACAGAACGGAACTCTGTTCCCAGCACCTGCTCCTGCCCCGCCTTCCCCAGTGCAGTAAGTGGGCCACAATCTCAAGATCTGTTCCCTCGTCTCTCCAGTTCCGTCTCCAAGAAGCAGCCAGGGTTATTTTCAAAAACATCGATCTGACCACCTCTTGCTCCCGTCTGTGAGATCCCACAGCTCGAAGAAGCAAACCCGGGTCAGGCCCTGAGTGGCAGGGCCTCCAGACTCATGCCCTCTCACTTCACAACGCCCTCCCAGGTCCACCGTCCTCTCTCAGGTCTCTTGGCCCCAAGCTCTTCCCTCCAGGGGCCTTCACCGGCTCTCCCTCTGCAGGGGCGCTCTGCCTCCAGCTCCTTACCTGGGGGCCTCCTCAGGCGAGGCTCAGCTCAAAGCACTTCACTTCCTCCGAGAGACAGA encodes:
- the WDR20 gene encoding WD repeat-containing protein 20 isoform X3; the protein is MYLYNVEHACGTTAPHYQLLKQGESFAVHTCKSKSTRNPLLKWTVGEGALNEFAFSPDGKFLACVSQDGFLRVFNFDSVELHGTMKSYFGGLLCVCWSPDGKYVVTGGEDDLVTVWSFGDCRVIARGHGHKSWVSVVAFDPYTTSVEESDPMELSGSDEDFQDLLHFGRDRANSTQSRLSKRNSTESRPVSVTYRFGSVGQDTQLCLWDLTEDILFPHQPLSRARTHTNVMNATSPPAGSTGNSVTTPGNSAPPPLPRSNSLPHSAVSSTGSKGSIADGAIASGVSKFATLSLHDRKDRHHEKDHKRNHSMGHISSKSSDKLNLVTKTKTDPAKTLGTPLCPRMEDVPLLEPLICKKIAHERLTVLIFLEDCIVTACQEGFICTWGRPGKVVSFNP
- the WDR20 gene encoding WD repeat-containing protein 20 isoform X10 codes for the protein MATEGGGKEMNEIKTQFTTREGLYKLLPHSEYSRPNRVPFNSQGSNPVRVSFVNLNDQSGNGDRLCFNVGRELYFYIYKGVRKAADLSKPIDKRIYKGTQPTCHDFNHLTATAESVSLLVGFSAGQVQLIDPIKKETSKLFNEENSCQHLWKVDWNEERENEGSKTSEEALVTVQRLIDKSRVTCVKWVPGSESLFLVAHSSGNMYLYNVEHACGTTAPHYQLLKQGESFAVHTCKSKSTRNPLLKWTVGEGALNEFAFSPDGKFLACVSQDGFLRVFNFDSVELHGTMKSYFGGLLCVCWSPDGKYVVTGGEDDLVTVWSFGDCRVIARGHGHKSWVSVVAFDPYTTSVEESDPMELSGSDEDFQDLLHFGRDRANSTQSRLSKRNSTESRPVSVTYRFGSVGQDTQLCLWDLTEDILFPHQPLSRARTHTNVMNATSPPAGSTGNSVTTPGNSAPPPLPRSNSLPHSAVSSTGSKGSIADGAIASGVSKFATLSLHDRKDRHHEKDHKRNHSMGHISSKSSDKLNLVTKTKTDPAKTLGTPLCPRMEDVPLLEPLICKKIAHERLTVLIFLEDCIVTACQEGFICTWGRPGKVGLMSAPNQASSPGGTIV
- the WDR20 gene encoding WD repeat-containing protein 20 isoform X4, which codes for MKSYFGGLLCVCWSPDGKYVVTGGEDDLVTVWSFGDCRVIARGHGHKSWVSVVAFDPYTTSVEESDPMELSGSDEDFQDLLHFGRDRANSTQSRLSKRNSTESRPVSVTYRFGSVGQDTQLCLWDLTEDILFPHQPLSRARTHTNVMNATSPPAGSTGNSVTTPGNSAPPPLPRSNSLPHSAVSSTGSKGSIADGAIASGVSKFATLSLHDRKDRHHEKDHKRNHSMGHISSKSSDKLNLVTKTKTDPAKTLGTPLCPRMEDVPLLEPLICKKIAHERLTVLIFLEDCIVTACQEGFICTWGRPGKVVSFNP
- the WDR20 gene encoding WD repeat-containing protein 20 isoform X1, whose product is MATEGGGKEMNEIKTQFTTREGLYKLLPHSEYSRPNRVPFNSQGSNPVRVSFVNLNDQSGNGDRLCFNVGRELYFYIYKGVRKAADLSKPIDKRIYKGTQPTCHDFNHLTATAESVSLLVGFSAGQVQLIDPIKKETSKLFNEERLIDKSRVTCVKWVPGSESLFLVAHSSGNMYLYNVEHACGTTAPHYQLLKQGESFAVHTCKSKSTRNPLLKWTVGEGALNEFAFSPDGKFLACVSQDGFLRVFNFDSVELHGTMKSYFGGLLCVCWSPDGKYVVTGGEDDLVTVWSFGDCRVIARGHGHKSWVSVVAFDPYTTSVEESDPMELSGSDEDFQDLLHFGRDRANSTQSRLSKRNSTESRPVSVTYRFGSVGQDTQLCLWDLTEDILFPHQPLSRARTHTNVMNATSPPAGSTGNSVTTPGNSAPPPLPRSNSLPHSAVSSTGSKGSIADGAIASGVSKFATLSLHDRKDRHHEKDHKRNHSMGHISSKSSDKLNLVTKTKTDPAKTLGTPLCPRMEDVPLLEPLICKKIAHERLTVLIFLEDCIVTACQEGFICTWGRPGKVVSFNP
- the WDR20 gene encoding WD repeat-containing protein 20 isoform X11; its protein translation is MATEGGGKEMNEIKTQFTTREGLYKLLPHSEYSRPNRVPFNSQGSNPVRVSFVNLNDQSGNGDRLCFNVGRELYFYIYKGVRKAADLSKPIDKRIYKGTQPTCHDFNHLTATAESVSLLVGFSAGQVQLIDPIKKETSKLFNEERLIDKSRVTCVKWVPGSESLFLVAHSSGNMYLYNVEHACGTTAPHYQLLKQGESFAVHTCKSKSTRNPLLKWTVGEGALNEFAFSPDGKFLACVSQDGFLRVFNFDSVELHGTMKSYFGGLLCVCWSPDGKYVVTGGEDDLVTVWSFGDCRVIARGHGHKSWVSVVAFDPYTTSVEESDPMELSGSDEDFQDLLHFGRDRANSTQSRLSKRNSTESRPVSVTYRFGSVGQDTQLCLWDLTEDILFPHQPLSRARTHTNVMNATSPPAGSTGNSVTTPGNSAPPPLPRSNSLPHSAVSSTGSKGSIADGAIASGVSKFATLSLHDRKDRHHEKDHKRNHSMGHISSKSSDKLNLVTKTKTDPAKTLGTPLCPRMEDVPLLEPLICKKIAHERLTVLIFLEDCIVTACQEGFICTWGRPGKVPAAPFSCSQEGRARGALQDQD
- the WDR20 gene encoding WD repeat-containing protein 20 isoform X13, with the translated sequence MATEGGGKEMNEIKTQFTTREGLYKLLPHSEYSRPNRVPFNSQGSNPVRVSFVNLNDQSGNGDRLCFNVGRELYFYIYKGVRKRLIDKSRVTCVKWVPGSESLFLVAHSSGNMYLYNVEHACGTTAPHYQLLKQGESFAVHTCKSKSTRNPLLKWTVGEGALNEFAFSPDGKFLACVSQDGFLRVFNFDSVELHGTMKSYFGGLLCVCWSPDGKYVVTGGEDDLVTVWSFGDCRVIARGHGHKSWVSVVAFDPYTTSVEESDPMELSGSDEDFQDLLHFGRDRANSTQSRLSKRNSTESRPVSVTYRFGSVGQDTQLCLWDLTEDILFPHQPLSRARTHTNVMNATSPPAGSTGNSVTTPGNSAPPPLPRSNSLPHSAVSSTGSKGSIADGAIASGVSKFATLSLHDRKDRHHEKDHKRNHSMGHISSKSSDKLNLVTKTKTDPAKTLGTPLCPRMEDVPLLEPLICKKIAHERLTVLIFLEDCIVTACQEGFICTWGRPGKVGLMSAPNQASSPGGTIV
- the WDR20 gene encoding WD repeat-containing protein 20 isoform X2, translated to MATEGGGKEMNEIKTQFTTREGLYKLLPHSEYSRPNRVPFNSQGSNPVRVSFVNLNDQSGNGDRLCFNVGRELYFYIYKGVRKRLIDKSRVTCVKWVPGSESLFLVAHSSGNMYLYNVEHACGTTAPHYQLLKQGESFAVHTCKSKSTRNPLLKWTVGEGALNEFAFSPDGKFLACVSQDGFLRVFNFDSVELHGTMKSYFGGLLCVCWSPDGKYVVTGGEDDLVTVWSFGDCRVIARGHGHKSWVSVVAFDPYTTSVEESDPMELSGSDEDFQDLLHFGRDRANSTQSRLSKRNSTESRPVSVTYRFGSVGQDTQLCLWDLTEDILFPHQPLSRARTHTNVMNATSPPAGSTGNSVTTPGNSAPPPLPRSNSLPHSAVSSTGSKGSIADGAIASGVSKFATLSLHDRKDRHHEKDHKRNHSMGHISSKSSDKLNLVTKTKTDPAKTLGTPLCPRMEDVPLLEPLICKKIAHERLTVLIFLEDCIVTACQEGFICTWGRPGKVVSFNP